The Bradyrhizobium sp. LLZ17 genomic sequence CGACGTCGCGACGGACCAGCAGACACAAGGAACCACGGTTCAGCTCAAAATCAACCGCGATACCGCGTCTCGTTACGGTATCCAGCCCCAACTGATCGACGATACGCTCTATGACGCGTTCGGCCAGCGCCAGGTCGCCCAGTACTTCACGCAGCTCAACAGCTATCACGTGATCCTGGAGATCCTGCCGGAGATGCAGGGCAGTCTGGACAGTCTGAACAAGCTTTATCTCAAGTCGCCGCTGACCGGCGATCAGGTGCCGCTGTCCACATTTGCGACCTGGACCACTGATCCGGTCCGTCCGCTCTCGATCAGTCACCAGGGCCAGTTCCCGGCGATCACGATCAGCTTCAACCTCGCCCAGGGTGTCGCGCTGGGCCAGGCCACGCAAGCCGTGCAGAAGGCGATGGCTGATCTCGGGGCGCCGGCGACGCTCAACTCGAGCTTCCAGGGTACCGCGCAAGCGTTCCAGCAGTCGCTCGGCACCGTACCGCTCCTGATCCTCGCGGCACTGGTCGTGGTCTATCTGATCCTCGGCATCCTCTACGAGAGCTACATCCATCCGATCACGATTCTGTCGACCCTGCCGTCAGCCGGCGTGGGCGCGCTCTTGATCCTGATGGCGGCGGGCTTCGACTTCAGTCTGATTGCGCTGATCGGCATCATTCTGCTGATCGGAATCGTGAAGAAGAACGGCATCATGATGGTCGACTTCGCCATCGCCGCCGAGCGCGACGAGCACAAGACACCGGCGGAATCGATCCGTCAGGCCGCGATCCTACGCTTCCGCCCGATCATGATGACAACGATGGCGGCGCTGCTCGGCGGCGTGCCGCTGATGCTCGGCCACGGCACCGGAGCCGAGATCCGTCAGCCGCTCGGCTATGCCATGGTCGGCGGCCTTATCGTCAGCCAGGCGCTGACCCTGTTCACAACTCCGGTGGTTTATCTCTATCTTGACGAGCTCAGCAATTGGTTCTCCGGCTGGGGCCGTTCCGGTGAGGATGAGGGCCACGACGCCGCCGAGCAAGGGACCGTCAAGGAAGCCGCCGAGTAAGCTTGCGCCGCACCTCCCGCGACGCTACAGCGGGCCCTCGGTTCATGCTACTGTGGTTTGGTCATCCCCATGCAATCCAGACTTGTTGCCCTCGCCGCCGTTGCCCTGTTGTCAATCGGCGCGGCGCACGCCCAGCAAAGCTCGAAGAAGAACGCGGCTCCGCCGCCGCTCGCGCAGCCCGCACCTGCTCCGACCCAGCCACAGGCCGATGGCGCAGCGGCGCAACAGCCCGGCTGGATCGCACGCTGCACCAGTGCCAGCCGCGACGCGCCGCTCGAATGCGCGATCGAGCAGAACGCGGTGCTGACCAAGACCGGCCAGACTATCGTGCTGATCAATATCCGCATCGCCCCCGACACCCGCACGCCGGTGGCGCTGTTGCAATTGCCGCTCGGTCTCAATCTTCCCGTCGGCGCCAAGCTCCAGGTCGATGAGGGCAAGACGGTCGATCTCCAGATCCAGACCTGCGAGAATCGCGGCTGCTACGCCTCGACCCCGATCGCGCCGGACCTGCTCGCGAGCCTGAAGTCAGGCAAGCAGCTGAAGGTCTCCTTCCAGAACATGGCCAAGGAAACCATCGCGATCCCGATGCCGCTCGGCGATTTTTCTGCGGCCTACGACAAGATCAAGTAGCGAGCTTTGCTTCAGGCGGAGCTCGCTCACCCCACCCCGAGATAAGCCTTCTGCACCTGCGGATCGACCGCGAGCGCGGCGGCAGTGCCGGACAGCACGCTCTTGCCGACCTGGAGGACGGTGGCGAAATCGGAGACCTCCAACGCGAGCTCGATCGACTGCTCGGCGAGCAGGATGGTCAATCCTCACGATGCAGGCGGCCGAAGGTCTCGTACATGGACTCGACCACCGCCGGGGCCAGGCCGAGCGAGGGCTCGTCCAGCATCAACAGCTTCGGATCGCTCATCAGCGCGCGGCCGACCGCGAGCATCTGCCGCTCGCCCCCGGACATGGTGCCGGCGCGCTGGTTGCGGCGTTCCTTCAGCCGCGGAAAGAACTCGTAGACGCGTTCGAGCAGCGTGGCCTTGCGCGATTTGTCGTGCAGCGGCGTTGCGCCGAGCAACAGGTTGTTCTCGACACTTTGCTGCACGAACAGCCGCCAGCCTTCCGGCGACAGCGCCAGTCCCTTGCGCACGATCGCGAAGGCCTTCTGGCGGGCGATGTCCTCGCCGCGAAAGCTGATCGTGCCGGAATGCACGGGAATGAGGCCGGCGATCGCGTTCAGCGTCGTGGTCTTGCCACCGCCGTTGGAGCCGAGCAGCGCGACAACGCTGCCCGCCGGCACCTCCAGCGACACATCGGAGACGCCGATGAGGTCGCCGTAGCGTACCTCGAGATGTTCGATCCGGAGGAGCGCGCCGCTCATAGGTCCGGTCCGCCCATCAGCTCAACCGGCGTATGGCCCGCGGCAGCTTTCGCTGCGCGGGTGCCGAGATAGGCCGCGATCACGGCGGGGTTGGACGTGACCTCGCGCGGCGATCCGCGTGCGATCTCCTTGCCCTGATGGAATACCATCACGCGGCTTGCAAGCGACATGATCACTTCCATGATGTGCTCGACGATCACGAGCGTGATGCCGGAACGATGGATGTCGCGCACGAGGTCGATCGCAAGCTTCACTTCATGCGCGTTGAGGCCCGCCATGGCCTCGTCCAGCAGCAACAGCTTTGGCTCGGTTGCAAGCGCCCGCGCGATTTCCAGCCGCTTGCGGCCGGGCGTTCCGAGCGAGCGCGCCGGCGCATCCGCAAGCCTGTTCATGCCGACGCGATCCAGCACCGCCCGCGCCCTCGCCTCGGCTTCCCTGCGATGCGAGGTGCGCAGGAACGCACCGATCATGACGTTCTCGATCACCGTCATGCCTTCAAAGGTCTGCGGGACCTGAAAGGTGCGCGCGAGCCCGAGCCCGGCGCGCAGCTCCGGCGCAAAGTCGGTGATATCGCGTCCCTCGAACAGTACCTTGCCCGCGCTGGCTTTCAGATCGCCGGTAAGGCAATTGAAAAAAGTGGATTTGCCGGCGCCGTTCGGCCCGATCAGGCCGAGAATGTCGCCCTGCTCGAGCGTCACGGAGGCGTCGTCCACCGCCTTGAAGCTGCCAAACGCCTTGGTGATCCCGCGCGCCTCAAGGAGCATGGCTTGCTCCCGCGTCAGTCTTGGACTTGGTGCGGCCCGTGACCAGGCTGAGCAGGCCGCCCGGCTGAAAGCGCGCGATCACAACGATGATCGCGCCGTAAAGCACGAAGGTCAGTCCCGCGCCCTTGCCGCCGAGCCAGCTGTTTGAGATTTCCTCCAGCGGCACCAGGATCGCGGCACCCACCAGCGGCCCGAACAACAGCCCTGCTCCGCCCAGCGCGGCCATGATCAGGATCTTGACGGAAATCAAAATGCCGAACCCGGACTCCGGATCGACGAAGCCGAACATCATCGCGTAGAGCGCGCCGGCAACGCTCGTCAGCGCCGCGCTCAGCATGTAGGCATAGAGCTTCGTGCGACTGGCGGGAGCGCCAAGCGAGCGCGCGGCGCGTTCGGAATCCTTGATCGCGCGGAGGTAAAATCCCATCCGGCTGTTGGTCATCCACCACGTGATCAGAAGCGTGATCGCGAGGATGGCAAGGAACAGATAGTAATAAGGCAGCGACGACAGGAACGAGAGATCGAAGATGTTGCGCGGCACGGTCGGACCGGAGAGCCCGACTGCCGCGCCGAGCCAATCGGTGTTGGTCACGATCAGCCGCATCGTCTCGGCGACTGCGATTGTCGCCATGCTGAAATAGTGGCCGGACAAGCGCAGCGTCGGCACGCCG encodes the following:
- a CDS encoding ABC transporter ATP-binding protein, with amino-acid sequence MLLEARGITKAFGSFKAVDDASVTLEQGDILGLIGPNGAGKSTFFNCLTGDLKASAGKVLFEGRDITDFAPELRAGLGLARTFQVPQTFEGMTVIENVMIGAFLRTSHRREAEARARAVLDRVGMNRLADAPARSLGTPGRKRLEIARALATEPKLLLLDEAMAGLNAHEVKLAIDLVRDIHRSGITLVIVEHIMEVIMSLASRVMVFHQGKEIARGSPREVTSNPAVIAAYLGTRAAKAAAGHTPVELMGGPDL
- a CDS encoding ABC transporter ATP-binding protein; this encodes MSGALLRIEHLEVRYGDLIGVSDVSLEVPAGSVVALLGSNGGGKTTTLNAIAGLIPVHSGTISFRGEDIARQKAFAIVRKGLALSPEGWRLFVQQSVENNLLLGATPLHDKSRKATLLERVYEFFPRLKERRNQRAGTMSGGERQMLAVGRALMSDPKLLMLDEPSLGLAPAVVESMYETFGRLHRED
- a CDS encoding invasion associated locus B family protein, producing the protein MQSRLVALAAVALLSIGAAHAQQSSKKNAAPPPLAQPAPAPTQPQADGAAAQQPGWIARCTSASRDAPLECAIEQNAVLTKTGQTIVLINIRIAPDTRTPVALLQLPLGLNLPVGAKLQVDEGKTVDLQIQTCENRGCYASTPIAPDLLASLKSGKQLKVSFQNMAKETIAIPMPLGDFSAAYDKIK
- a CDS encoding branched-chain amino acid ABC transporter permease, with the protein product MRRWIWLSAVAAIVIAYPLLLSSPFQQRLGALVLLYAIAASAWNIVGGYAGQVSVGHVVFFGCGAYAAMGSYAKFGLSPLFRIPGGIVLAVGLAAIIGVPTLRLSGHYFSMATIAVAETMRLIVTNTDWLGAAVGLSGPTVPRNIFDLSFLSSLPYYYLFLAILAITLLITWWMTNSRMGFYLRAIKDSERAARSLGAPASRTKLYAYMLSAALTSVAGALYAMMFGFVDPESGFGILISVKILIMAALGGAGLLFGPLVGAAILVPLEEISNSWLGGKGAGLTFVLYGAIIVVIARFQPGGLLSLVTGRTKSKTDAGASHAP